The following nucleotide sequence is from Citrus sinensis cultivar Valencia sweet orange chromosome 6, DVS_A1.0, whole genome shotgun sequence.
atggatgtTTACCTGGTCTAGTATATAGAGCGAATAGAAAATATCAAAGAATGAAACACATACAGCATTAAGTAATCGCTCGAGAGGCTCCTTCACAGCAGATGATTGCTGTTCATAATTTGGACTGGAAGACTCAGTTGGAAAACTTGATGCTGATATTCCAGCCTGAGCAACTGGAAGAAATTGAGTCGCAATTTCATTTTCAGTATCAACAAGATTTAAGGACAAAGTCCTTTGAGGATGTCCAAGGTTTCTAGAAATTAATAGGGAAGAAATATCAGATGGGTGGTTCTCAGAATCTGCTGGTATTGAGAATGGGGTAAAGGGAATAGAAGGAGAAGATGTTATTGATGGAGAATTAGCAGAATATGATGGCGTCCCAAGTTTTGAAAGAGCTAACGGCAAATTTTTCTGGTAAACCTGGGCAGAGGAATGCTGAGACATCTGAGAAGGGTATTGAAAGTGATGAGGAGTTGTTGGAAGTGGCATTTGATGCGAATTATCTGCCTGTTGGCTGATTAATGGGTTCTGCTGAAGCATATCTGAAGTGGCAACAGGTTTGATGTTAGCCATTTGCATATGCTGCATTTTCTTCTGACTAAATTGTGGTTGCATTTGTTGCCTGACGTTCTCTGTCTGCCTCATTTGATGTTTAAGTTGTCTTTGTTGGGGGAAtgcatttttaacaaaattctGCGGTGGCAATTTTGTTTCAGGATAAAATGACCTCCCTGTAGCACCATTAGAAGATTTAATCTGTTGTGCACCTCCAATATCATGGCCTTCAGGTCTTGCAGCATCCTGTAATGAGCTTGATGCATTCTGTTGTTCCAGCTCAAATAGAGAACCCGAACGGGGTAAATTCATCATGTTTGGTTGAGAACTTGGAATCACTTGCTGTGTTGATGATAAAGGAGATTGACCAACTGGTTTGCCTGTCAAGGCTGAGTTCAGCTGAGGCATTTGGGACTGACCACCAGATGGTTGCAATTGAGTACATTGCTGAGCAGAAACCgagttttcctttttaaagGCATGAAGAAACTGCTTCACTGCCAGATGGTAGTATTCCAAATGTGACATGGAGCATCGAAAGAGGTCACCTCGGGATGATGATAAAAGTTTAATCAACTTCTCtgctattttaatttttttcttgtaaatttCTGGGATTGGTGGCTGTAGGAAGGAGTCAAATTCAAGAAACAGATGGACAGCAAGACAAGATAAATCAGGGCGGTCAAGAAACCAATTGCAAGTTCAAGCAATTGCTCTCAACAACGatttaaaagaagaataatgataaagatTAGCACAGTTCATAtaccttttggcacttttcattcaatttattgtaAACATGTGTCAACCATGGTAAGTACTCCTTCCTCATAGCCTGAAACTGCAGAACGGCAAAAATAGTTTACCTAGTCAGCAAAGGTCTTGTCACTGAAGATACTTTAAATTTACCTAAACTGTGAGTCTTTGGTGGGAATTGGGCTTATTTTGACCAAGGAGATTTATTCcaggaggaaaaagaaatgatacAATAGGATAAACAAAAGTTTAATTACTATCCATATTTTTGAGGTGAAAATGAGTCAACATGATACAGTTCAACTTAATCCATGAAAAAGAATGACTAATCAGAAATACCTTCTGATACATCTGATCATGAAACTCAGCCATGTTTGCTTGTTCACTTGGAGCTCCAGTCTCTAACGAGGGTACAGGTGACAGAACTGGTGATTAAATATCagacaaaataaagaaatggaATTGGACGAAAGAGAGAATCAACAATTTCTGTGCCTACTTATTTTACCATGAAAAGATCTACtagagaaaatttaaaataaatagaatgcaaaaacataatattaacaCAATgtcatgctttttttttcccctttgaAGGGAACATTATGTAATAtctattcaatttaattaattgaatgaaaGAAAACTAGAAACAgtattttcaatccatattcaGATAGATCTAGCTTTTAAATTAGGTTAcaacattttcaaatatatactGCTTTATAATCATCTACTAGCATTTTCGGCATGTAATTCTACATGCTTATTTCTCTAAAGTTAAGGTATAAGAAGTGCAGTGTTTCTTGAATATCATGTGCATATTAAATTGGTTTAGCATCTAGACTTCATAGTTGATAGAAGtagcaataaattttatgaatctATTTTCATTCTAATCCACGTAGGGTCATAGATATATTTTGTTCTTACAAGTTATGCTATTCACATATAATGTAAATGAGATATGCCTGGACCCAGTTGAAACCTAGGAAAGGAAATTTATACCCGAGCAAGTACAACGAATATTCCCCAGAAGATAGAAGAAAGAGgtgaaatataataatataaaatagtaatgagattaataaattgaaaaacataATGCATAAGAATCTTTCATTTAAGAATATTGACATACCAGATGAGACCTCAGTCATGTTTTTTACTGCTGGAAGCACGTTCTGCTGATTGTTTACTATCCGAGGTGTaaccatggcagccaatgtGTCAGGTCTTTGATGTGTAGTTTCTTTCTTGCTCTGCTTTGGAGAATACAAAAGctgatgaaaattattaactgACTGCACACTTTGCTCAACTTTCGATGGCAAAGATGTGTCCTCTACTTGAAGGATGTGTGCTGAATGCTCATGCGACTTCATATTCATGACTTTCAATTCTGCTCCAGTCACTCTATGCTGCTGCTGCAAGCAAGAAGCATTACTTTGCAATCCATCAGGCTGCTGGTATGAGTTTGGCATGGTTTTCTGAAATGGTGACAGTTGCTGCCCTATATTATTTCCCTGGGGAACAAGCTGATTTGGCTGGAAAACAGCAGCGCTTGATTGCTCTGAGAATGGTGGTTGTTGAGACTCTGTATTTAATGTTTGATTCTGAGagaattgaaatgaatttgACTGTGATGCAATATTCTGCTGTTGTTGATAGCAATGAACACTAAGAATATCTTCAATGCACAAATTTCCAGCATATGGTTGGTGAATGTTGTGCGTTAACAACTGTTGTTGAGACTGTTGATGTTGGTCTTGCCGAGTTCCCAGGCCATTTCTCTGGTTATCGGCAGAGATATTTGATTGCATTCCTTGTCCAACTGAATCACCAGCAACTTTAGATGGAGCCTGATAGACATTCTTCAAACTGGAGCTTTGCCCCCTAACTGCAACCATAGAGTTCTGGTTCAGCACTGTAATGGgcacaaaaattttcaaactgaCATATAATGGTAAAGCATATCATAATTGGTCCACTGGGCTGAAAGATATTGCAAACTCTGAactcttgttattattaatggaTGTAAGGTAGTGAAGAAATGTTACCAGGAAAACGTGTCTGCACATGTGTCAAacattaatttgaaaacttaCCAACTGTGCAAAGGAAGCACTAACATCAAAACCTCTTGATTTTACAGCAAGTATCCAATTGTACATTTTCACAATATCATCAATGCTTGAAGGCAAAGTTCAAGTTCCCAGACAATTAATAACCCTAGTCAAGAATATGCCAGTATCACAAGTTCCCAACATGCGTTTGAAGGCATTTCGTTTGTTTGTACCTATAAAGGGTTTCCTATTGACAACCTACAACATAGTGTACACGGTTATTCTTACCTGGTTTGGAGGGAGAAGATACACCAGCATTGCTGTGACTCGACTTATgatcaattaatttgagtttccTGCTTATTTTTTGCAAATAGTCCTCC
It contains:
- the LOC102623078 gene encoding mediator of RNA polymerase II transcription subunit 15a-like isoform X3, producing MEESSGRTEMSRPREDPSEWKAKFTPDLRRKVVQKILDFIRMPPEARSQMTKVIEQFEEGLFRSAISQEDYLQKISRKLKLIDHKSSHSNAGVSSPSKPVLNQNSMVAVRGQSSSLKNVYQAPSKVAGDSVGQGMQSNISADNQRNGLGTRQDQHQQSQQQLLTHNIHQPYAGNLCIEDILSVHCYQQQQNIASQSNSFQFSQNQTLNTESQQPPFSEQSSAAVFQPNQLVPQGNNIGQQLSPFQKTMPNSYQQPDGLQSNASCLQQQHRVTGAELKVMNMKSHEHSAHILQVEDTSLPSKVEQSVQSVNNFHQLLYSPKQSKKETTHQRPDTLAAMVTPRIVNNQQNVLPAVKNMTEVSSETGAPSEQANMAEFHDQMYQKFQAMRKEYLPWLTHVYNKLNEKCQKPPIPEIYKKKIKIAEKLIKLLSSSRGDLFRCSMSHLEYYHLAVKQFLHAFKKENSVSAQQCTQLQPSGGQSQMPQLNSALTGKPVGQSPLSSTQQVIPSSQPNMMNLPRSGSLFELEQQNASSSLQDAARPEGHDIGGAQQIKSSNGATGRSFYPETKLPPQNFVKNAFPQQRQLKHQMRQTENVRQQMQPQFSQKKMQHMQMANIKPVATSDMLQQNPLISQQADNSHQMPLPTTPHHFQYPSQMSQHSSAQVYQKNLPLALSKLGTPSYSANSPSITSSPSIPFTPFSIPADSENHPSDISSLLISRNLGHPQRTLSLNLVDTENEIATQFLPVAQAGISASSFPTESSSPNYEQQSSAVKEPLERLLNAVQSLSPKTLSASVREIGSALKTVDAISGTACNDSGVDVDENLVSATTCCMHGRNFSLQSGCSSEAKMEDKTNPIALDETDSIKQSAGQIWDIDTSRIIKRRRVEPSNTLLDEIKCINQWLIETEIDLDSSEDPSALDAGEGTIVRCVYSAVALDENFKMQFASQILPLPLRLFVPASYPNASPVILGGLSFDWSGESIGSINLSEKTRSRFSLSLRKLSEPMSLAEMAMTWDICARTVLLEYAQSVDGGCFSSKYGKWENCVTA
- the LOC102623078 gene encoding mediator of RNA polymerase II transcription subunit 15a-like isoform X4 encodes the protein MEESSGRTEMSRPREDPSEWKAKFTPDLRRKVVQKILDFIRMPPEARSQMTKVIEQFEEGLFRSAISQEDYLQKISRKLKLIDHKSSHSNAGVSSPSKPVRGQSSSLKNVYQAPSKVAGDSVGQGMQSNISADNQRNGLGTRQDQHQQSQQQLLTHNIHQPYAGNLCIEDILSVHCYQQQQNIASQSNSFQFSQNQTLNTESQQPPFSEQSSAAVFQPNQLVPQGNNIGQQLSPFQKTMPNSYQQPDGLQSNASCLQQQHRVTGAELKVMNMKSHEHSAHILQVEDTSLPSKVEQSVQSVNNFHQLLYSPKQSKKETTHQRPDTLAAMVTPRIVNNQQNVLPAVKNMTEVSSVLSPVPSLETGAPSEQANMAEFHDQMYQKFQAMRKEYLPWLTHVYNKLNEKCQKPPIPEIYKKKIKIAEKLIKLLSSSRGDLFRCSMSHLEYYHLAVKQFLHAFKKENSVSAQQCTQLQPSGGQSQMPQLNSALTGKPVGQSPLSSTQQVIPSSQPNMMNLPRSGSLFELEQQNASSSLQDAARPEGHDIGGAQQIKSSNGATGRSFYPETKLPPQNFVKNAFPQQRQLKHQMRQTENVRQQMQPQFSQKKMQHMQMANIKPVATSDMLQQNPLISQQADNSHQMPLPTTPHHFQYPSQMSQHSSAQVYQKNLPLALSKLGTPSYSANSPSITSSPSIPFTPFSIPADSENHPSDISSLLISRNLGHPQRTLSLNLVDTENEIATQFLPVAQAGISASSFPTESSSPNYEQQSSAVKEPLERLLNAVQSLSPKTLSASVREIGSALKTVDAISGTACNDSGVDVDENLVSATTCCMHGRNFSLQSGCSSEAKMEDKTNPIALDETDSIKQSAGQIWDIDTSRIIKRRRVEPSNTLLDEIKCINQWLIETEIDLDSSEDPSALDAGEGTIVRCVYSAVALDENFKMQFASQILPLPLRLFVPASYPNASPVILGGLSFDWSGESIGSINLSEKTRSRFSLSLRKLSEPMSLAEMAMTWDICARTVLLEYAQSVDGGCFSSKYGKWENCVTA
- the LOC102623078 gene encoding mediator of RNA polymerase II transcription subunit 15a-like isoform X1, producing the protein MEESSGRTEMSRPREDPSEWKAKFTPDLRRKVVQKILDFIRMPPEARSQMTKVIEQFEEGLFRSAISQEDYLQKISRKLKLIDHKSSHSNAGVSSPSKPVLNQNSMVAVRGQSSSLKNVYQAPSKVAGDSVGQGMQSNISADNQRNGLGTRQDQHQQSQQQLLTHNIHQPYAGNLCIEDILSVHCYQQQQNIASQSNSFQFSQNQTLNTESQQPPFSEQSSAAVFQPNQLVPQGNNIGQQLSPFQKTMPNSYQQPDGLQSNASCLQQQHRVTGAELKVMNMKSHEHSAHILQVEDTSLPSKVEQSVQSVNNFHQLLYSPKQSKKETTHQRPDTLAAMVTPRIVNNQQNVLPAVKNMTEVSSVLSPVPSLETGAPSEQANMAEFHDQMYQKFQAMRKEYLPWLTHVYNKLNEKCQKPPIPEIYKKKIKIAEKLIKLLSSSRGDLFRCSMSHLEYYHLAVKQFLHAFKKENSVSAQQCTQLQPSGGQSQMPQLNSALTGKPVGQSPLSSTQQVIPSSQPNMMNLPRSGSLFELEQQNASSSLQDAARPEGHDIGGAQQIKSSNGATGRSFYPETKLPPQNFVKNAFPQQRQLKHQMRQTENVRQQMQPQFSQKKMQHMQMANIKPVATSDMLQQNPLISQQADNSHQMPLPTTPHHFQYPSQMSQHSSAQVYQKNLPLALSKLGTPSYSANSPSITSSPSIPFTPFSIPADSENHPSDISSLLISRNLGHPQRTLSLNLVDTENEIATQFLPVAQAGISASSFPTESSSPNYEQQSSAVKEPLERLLNAVQSLSPKTLSASVREIGSALKTVDAISGTACNDSGVDVDENLVSATTCCMHGRNFSLQSGCSSEAKMEDKTNPIALDETDSIKQSAGQIWDIDTSRIIKRRRVEPSNTLLDEIKCINQWLIETEIDLDSSEDPSALDAGEGTIVRCVYSAVALDENFKMQFASQILPLPLRLFVPASYPNASPVILGGLSFDWSGESIGSINLSEKTRSRFSLSLRKLSEPMSLAEMAMTWDICARTVLLEYAQSVDGGCFSSKYGKWENCVTA
- the LOC102623078 gene encoding mediator of RNA polymerase II transcription subunit 15a-like isoform X2 — encoded protein: MEESSGRTEMSRPREDPSEWKAKFTPDLRRKVVQKMMPPEARSQMTKVIEQFEEGLFRSAISQEDYLQKISRKLKLIDHKSSHSNAGVSSPSKPVLNQNSMVAVRGQSSSLKNVYQAPSKVAGDSVGQGMQSNISADNQRNGLGTRQDQHQQSQQQLLTHNIHQPYAGNLCIEDILSVHCYQQQQNIASQSNSFQFSQNQTLNTESQQPPFSEQSSAAVFQPNQLVPQGNNIGQQLSPFQKTMPNSYQQPDGLQSNASCLQQQHRVTGAELKVMNMKSHEHSAHILQVEDTSLPSKVEQSVQSVNNFHQLLYSPKQSKKETTHQRPDTLAAMVTPRIVNNQQNVLPAVKNMTEVSSVLSPVPSLETGAPSEQANMAEFHDQMYQKFQAMRKEYLPWLTHVYNKLNEKCQKPPIPEIYKKKIKIAEKLIKLLSSSRGDLFRCSMSHLEYYHLAVKQFLHAFKKENSVSAQQCTQLQPSGGQSQMPQLNSALTGKPVGQSPLSSTQQVIPSSQPNMMNLPRSGSLFELEQQNASSSLQDAARPEGHDIGGAQQIKSSNGATGRSFYPETKLPPQNFVKNAFPQQRQLKHQMRQTENVRQQMQPQFSQKKMQHMQMANIKPVATSDMLQQNPLISQQADNSHQMPLPTTPHHFQYPSQMSQHSSAQVYQKNLPLALSKLGTPSYSANSPSITSSPSIPFTPFSIPADSENHPSDISSLLISRNLGHPQRTLSLNLVDTENEIATQFLPVAQAGISASSFPTESSSPNYEQQSSAVKEPLERLLNAVQSLSPKTLSASVREIGSALKTVDAISGTACNDSGVDVDENLVSATTCCMHGRNFSLQSGCSSEAKMEDKTNPIALDETDSIKQSAGQIWDIDTSRIIKRRRVEPSNTLLDEIKCINQWLIETEIDLDSSEDPSALDAGEGTIVRCVYSAVALDENFKMQFASQILPLPLRLFVPASYPNASPVILGGLSFDWSGESIGSINLSEKTRSRFSLSLRKLSEPMSLAEMAMTWDICARTVLLEYAQSVDGGCFSSKYGKWENCVTA